The Corynebacterium marinum DSM 44953 genome contains the following window.
GCGGCCCCTTCCGCAATTTCGTCGTCGGCTACCTCCACGGCCGGATGTCGGGCGAAGAGAAGGACTCCGTCATGAGCCGTTTCGCAGCCGGGGAGATCCATATCCTCGTGGCCACCACCGTCATCGAGGTCGGCGTCGACGTACCCAACGCCACCGTCATGCTCATCCGCGAGGCAGAGAACTTCGGCGTCTCCCAGCTCCACCAGCTGCGCGGCCGCGTCGGCCGTGGCGGCCACGCCTCGCTCTGCATCTTCCACACCCTCGCCGAGGAGAACTCCGAGGCCGACCGCCGCATCCGCGACGTCGCCGCCACCTCCGATGGTTTCCAGCTCGCAGAACTCGACCTCATCCACCGTCAGGAGGGAGACGTCCTGGGTACCAGCCAGTCCGGCACCACCCGCACCGTCCGGCTGCTCAACCTGCTCGAGGACTACGCCATCATCGAACGCGCCACCAGCGACGCCGCCGTCCTCGTCGGCAGGCATCCGCTGCTCGCCCAACGGTTGGTCCTGGAGATCGACCGCACCGACCGTGAGTTCCTGGAGAAGAGTTAGGGTGTAGGGCATGGATATCTGCGCCCCCTTCGCCGGCATCGTGCGCTACCACGTAGCCACCGGCGACACCGTCGCCACCGGCGACGCCCTGGCCACCGTGGAGGCAGTCAAACTCGAGGCACCGGTCCTCGCGCCGGGCCCCGGCACCGTCGGTTCCCTCGCCCGCGGGGATTACTCGGACGTCGTCGGCGGCGAGTTGCTCATGGAGGTCTCCGAATGACCCGCATCATCTCCGGGGAGGCCCGAGGCCGCAGGCTCAAGGTCCCGCCCGCCGGCACCCGCCCCACCTCCGACCGTGCTCGGGAAGGCCTCTTCTCCTCCCTGCAGGTGCGCTTCGGCTTCGGGGACGCACGCGTGCTGGACCTCTTCGCCGGCTCCGGCGCCCTCGGCCTCGAGGCCGCTTCGCGGGGCGCGGCCGAGGTCGTCCTCGTGGAGAGTGACCACGCTGCGGTGGAGGTCATCCGGCACAACGCGGGCGTCGTGAAGCATCCGGCGGTGCGGATCGAGGAGATGAAGGCGTCGACCTACCTCGCCAACGCGCCGCGCGACTACTTCGACATGGTGCTGGCGGACCCGCCCTACGAGCTCGCCGACGAATCCGTCCGCGAGATGCTCGAGGCGCTGGAACCCGCGCTTGTCGACGGCGCGGCTGTCGTCGTCGAGCGCCACGTCTCCTCGCCGGAGACCGACTGGCCCGCCGGATTCGAGCCCACCACCCAGAAACTGAAGAAGCGCACCTACGGCATCGCACGCATGGACATGGCCGTCTACCGAAAGGACACCCAGTGAAAGCCGTCTGCCCCGGTTCCTTCGACCCGGTGACCATGGGCCACCTGGACATCTACCGCCGCGCCGCCGCCCACTTCGACGAGGTCGTCGTGCTGGTGACCGGTAACCCCAGCAAGAAGTCCGGCCTGTTCACCATCGACGAGCGGATGGAGCTCATCCGCGAAGTGACCAGCGACGTGCCCAACCTCCGCGTCGACTGGTGGGGCGGCCTGCTCGTCGACTACACCACCGAGCACGGCATCCATGCGCTGGTCAAGGGGCTGCGCACCGCGCTCGACTACGAGTACGAGCTACCGATGGCGCAGATGAACCGGCGACTGACCGGCATCGACACCTTCTTCCTGCTCACCGACGAGAAATACGGCTACATCTCCTCCTCACTGCTCAAGGAAGTGGCCAAGTACGGCGGGGACGTGCACGGCCTGCTGCCCGATGCGGTCGTCGACGCGGTCAAGGAGAAGTACCGCACGATAGACGGGTAGTCTGTTCGGGTGCCAGCCGAACTTCTCCTCATTTTCCTCATCGTCGCCGTCGGTTCCGCCATGCAGCGGATCTCCGGCATGGGCCTGGGCCTGATCGCCGGCCCGGTGCTCGCCGTGACGATGGGTCCGGTCGAGGGCATCCTCGTGGTCAACGTGCTGGCGTTCTTCAACGCAGCTGCCACGACCGCCACCGTCCGCGAGTACGTCGACTGGCGCAAGTTCGCCGTCATCGCCTCGGTCCTCGTCGTCGGCGCCGTGCCGGCCGCCCTCCTGGTGCGCGAGGTCTCCGGCTCCCTCCTCCAGGCCTTGGTGGGCAGCCTGCTCCTCATCGCCCTGGCGGTGACCACCTTCGGCAAGAAGTACATCCCCCGCGCCGAGGGCACCGTCCCGGCGGTCGTCGCCGGCATCGCGGGCGGCTTCATGAACACCCTCGCCGGCATCGCCGGACCGGCGATCACCGTGTACGCGCAGGCGTCCCGCTGGCCGCAGCAGTCCTTCGCCGCCACACTCCAGCCGATCTTCATGGTGGCCGGCGCGCTCTCCTTCATCACCAAGATCCTTTCGGGCGCCGGGTCACTCACCGACACCGACTGGCTCATCTGGCCCGTCGGCCTCCTGGGCATGGCCCTCGGCCTGTGGGTCGGTGTCCGGCTCAGTGAGAAGGTCAGCCGACCACGGGCACGCAACATCGCCCTCGTCCTCGCCTCCGCCGGCGGCGTCACCGCCCTCGTCCGCGGTGTCTCGGGTCTGCTCTAACAGCTCATCCCTGGCCCGCTTCCGGGCCTGTGCCGCCTGCCGGGCGCGCTGGTTGCGGGCGTCGCGGCGCTGCACGAAGGTCTGCACCCACCGCCTGGAATCCGCGGCGAGCGGCCCCTCCGGGAGGTCCTCGACCCAGATGCCGTTGGGCAGCAGCCAGATGACGTGGCCGGTGACCGCGTCGAGGACGTAGCGGATGTGGCCGGCGGTCTTGAGGTTGTGGTGGTGCCGGCACAGGTTGACCAGGTTGCCGGCCGAGGTCGTGCCGCCGTCGGCGTGGTTGAGCATGTGGTCGTTGTCGCAGAACTGCGCCGCCACGGAGCAGCCCGGGTAGCGGCAGACGCCGTCCCGGCCCTCGATGAGCGCCTCCAGGAGCGCCGGGGTCTGGTACGCGCCGGTGCTGGTCTCCGCAGCGGCGTCCAGGTCGCGGACGGTTGAGACCTTCGCCAGCCACTCCGCGGCCCGCTCGGGGTTGAGCCATCCGGCGCGGGGCAGATGCACGGGGGCCTCCGCCACGTCGTGCGCCCGGTAGAGGTTCAGGTGGACTTTTACACCCGCGTCCTCACCGGTGAGCAGGAGCGCATGCGCCGCCGCGTGGCCGATCTTGCGTTCCTTGGCCAGGGCCCGCACGCGGGCGTCGATGGCGGCTGCGGTGGGGACGTCGAAACGCGCGAAGAGGTCGGCGGTGCCGTTGTCGTGAATCTTCATGGAGTAGGTCGTGCTGGGCAGTTCCGGGTCCTCCTCGTCGGTGGCGAGGGAGGCGTCGAGCTCGTCGAGCAGAGCCTTGATCCTCTGGCGGATGGCCTTCGGCGACGGCAGCGGCTGGTTGGGGCGGGTGGCGGTGAGGTAGCGGGTCAGGCGGGCGTCGAGCTCCGGGAAATACGCCCGGTCGGCCATGGCGAGGGCTGATTCGATGGCGCGCAGCCGGGACATGTCCAGGTGGTGGAGCTGCTCCTGGTGGGCCCGCAGCGCGGGCAGTTCGTCGAGGGTGGACATGGCCATCAGGGCGAGTTCCACCGTGTGCCGGCCGAGGCCTGTGCTGCGGCTGATGGTGGCGTAGGTGACATCGCAGTCGACGGTCTCGTCGACCGTATCGGCGAGCATGCGCCAGAGACGGTAGGTGGCGCGGGTGACCTCGTGGGAGGCCACGGCGTGGGGGTCGTCGGGATTGTTGACGGAGTAGTAGTTCCTGATCGGAGCTCATGTCCTCACGTGGCATCGGCGGTTCGATCGGCTGTTCGACACGCACGCTAGACCACGACCCCGACACGCCACCCCCTTCCGGGGTTAACCCCGGCCCAGGTAGGGCATCCCGGCGGCGGTCACGGTCACCTGGTCCACGCTGACGTCGGCGGGCATGGAGGCCACCGCCACCAGCAGACGTGCGGCCTCGGCGGCATCGAACATGGGCTCGGAGCCGGTGAAGGAACCCAGCAGGGCG
Protein-coding sequences here:
- the rsmD gene encoding 16S rRNA (guanine(966)-N(2))-methyltransferase RsmD, with product MTRIISGEARGRRLKVPPAGTRPTSDRAREGLFSSLQVRFGFGDARVLDLFAGSGALGLEAASRGAAEVVLVESDHAAVEVIRHNAGVVKHPAVRIEEMKASTYLANAPRDYFDMVLADPPYELADESVREMLEALEPALVDGAAVVVERHVSSPETDWPAGFEPTTQKLKKRTYGIARMDMAVYRKDTQ
- the coaD gene encoding pantetheine-phosphate adenylyltransferase, producing MKAVCPGSFDPVTMGHLDIYRRAAAHFDEVVVLVTGNPSKKSGLFTIDERMELIREVTSDVPNLRVDWWGGLLVDYTTEHGIHALVKGLRTALDYEYELPMAQMNRRLTGIDTFFLLTDEKYGYISSSLLKEVAKYGGDVHGLLPDAVVDAVKEKYRTIDG
- a CDS encoding biotin/lipoyl-containing protein, which translates into the protein MDICAPFAGIVRYHVATGDTVATGDALATVEAVKLEAPVLAPGPGTVGSLARGDYSDVVGGELLMEVSE
- a CDS encoding sulfite exporter TauE/SafE family protein, encoding MQRISGMGLGLIAGPVLAVTMGPVEGILVVNVLAFFNAAATTATVREYVDWRKFAVIASVLVVGAVPAALLVREVSGSLLQALVGSLLLIALAVTTFGKKYIPRAEGTVPAVVAGIAGGFMNTLAGIAGPAITVYAQASRWPQQSFAATLQPIFMVAGALSFITKILSGAGSLTDTDWLIWPVGLLGMALGLWVGVRLSEKVSRPRARNIALVLASAGGVTALVRGVSGLL